AGACCATGGTGTTGAAGCCGCGACGCTCGCCCGACGGCAGGGTCTCGACCCCGCGCGGTTGGCCGAAATAGATGTCGCCGGTCAGCTCGCGCACGATCATGATGTCGAGCCCGGAGACCACCTCGGGCTTGAGTGTGGAGGCATCGGCCAACTGCGGATAGAGGATCGCCGGGCGCAGATTCGCGAAGAGACCGAGCCCCGAACGCAAGCCGAGCAGACCCTTCTCGGGACGCTTGGAGATATGCAGCGGCTCCCATTTGGGTCCACCCACCGCGCCGAGCAGGACGGCGTCCGATGCACGCGCGGCCTCCAGCGTCTCCTCGGGCAGCGGGTCGCCCGCGGCATCGTAGGCCGCACCGCCGACCAATCCATCCTGCATGGAGACATCGATGGCCCCTTCCGCTTGCAGGACATTCAGGACCTTAACGGCCTCGGCCACGATCTCCGTGCCGATCCCGTCACCCGCCAACACCAATATCTTCTTGCTCAATGGTTTCTCGCTCAATCAAGTCTCGTGGTGTACTGCTCTTCCACCGCGCCCGGTGCGGTATGCGTCATGTGTTGGAGAGGCTTGGCCGCGGCACGGAAAAGAGCCAGGGCGCCTCGCGCCGACGGCGCTCCTCGTAGGCACGGATGACATCCGCCTGCTCCAAGGTCACGCCGATGTCGTCCAACCCCTTGAGCAGACGTTCCTTGTTGCCTGCGTCGACCTCGAACGCAATGCGGGTGCCGTCGTCCAGCATGAGCACCTGCTCGGGAAGATCGACGCTGATCCGCAGTGCTTGGGCCCCGTTCGCCAGGGCAAAGAGGTCATCGACGATCTTGGAGGCCAGAACGATCGGCAGAAGACCGTTCTTGAAGCAGTTGTTGTGGAAGATGTCGGCAAAGCTCGGGGCGATGACGACACGCAGCCCGAAATCGGCGATCGCCCAGGGTGCATGCTCACGCGAGGAGCCGCAGCCGAAGTTCTCGCGGGCCAGCAGGATCTGCGCGTCTGCGTATCTCGGGTCGTTCAGCACGAAGGTCGGGTTCAGCGGCCGGTGCGTGCAGTCCATCCCCGGCTCGCCGCGATCCAGATAGCGCAGCTCGTCGAAGAGATAGGGCCCGAACCCGGTGCGCGCGATGCTCTTCAGGAACTGTTTCGGGATGATGGCATCGGTATCGACGTTCGAGCGATCGAGCGGCGCGACGATGCCGGTGAAATTTTGGAAGGGTTCCATCAGAGCTCCCTCACGTCGACGAAGTGACCGGTCACCGCAGCGGCGGCGGCCATCGCGGGACTGACCAGATGGGTCCGACCCCCTTGACCCTGCCGGCCCTCGAAGTTGCGGTTGGATGTGGATGCGCAGCGCTCGCCCGGCTCGAGCCGATCGGCGTTCATGGCCAGACACATGGAACAGCCGGGCTCGCGCCACTCGAAACCGGCATCGGTGAAGATCCGGTCCAGGCCCTCGGCCTCGGCCTGCGCCTTGACCAGGCCCGAGCCCGGAACGACCAGCGCCAATTGAATGCCGTCGGCGACCTTGCGGCCCTTGACGACCTCGGCGGCGGCGCGCAGGTCCTCGATCCGCGAATTGGTGCAGGATCCGATGAAGACCTTGTCCGGACGGATGTCCCGAATCGCGGTGCCGGGTTCGAGACCCATGTAATCGAGCGCGCGGCGGATGCCCTCGGCCCGCACCGGATCCTGTTCGTCGCGCGGATCCGGGACAGCGCCGTCGATCGGGACCACCATCTCGGGGGATGTGCCCCAGGTGACCTGCGGCTGGATCGCAGCCGCGTCCATCCGGACCACACGATCGAAGTGCGCATCGGGGTCGCTCACCAGGGTGCGCCAATGGGCGGCGCCCTGCTCGAAGAGCTCACCGGTCGGGGCATAGGGACGGCCGCGCAGGTACTCGATCGTCTTCTCGTCGACTCCGATCAGACCCGCGCGCGCGCCGGCCTCGATGGCCATGTTGCAGACGGTCATGCGCCCTTCCATCGAGAGCGCGCGGATGGCGTCGCCCGCAAACTCGATCACCGAGCCGGTCCCGCCGGCCGTGCCGATCTCCCCGATGATGGCGAGCACGATGTCCTTGGCGGTGACGCCCGGCCCGACCTGCCCGTCGATGCTGATCAAAAGCGTCTTGGACTTGCGCTGGATCAGGCACTGGGTCGCGAGCACATGCTCGACCTCGGAGGTGCCGATCCCGAACGCGAGCGCACCGAAGGCGCCGTGGGTCGAGGTGTGGGAGTCGCCGCAGACAACGGTCGTGCCCGGCAGGGTAAAGCCCTGCTCCGGGCCGATCACGTGCACAACACCTTGGCGAGGATCGGACATCCGAAACTCGGTGATCCCGAACTCAGCACAGTTGCTGTCGAGCGTCTCGACCTGAATCTTGGAGACCGGATCCGTGATGCCGGCCGCGAGATCGCGCGTCGGGACATTGTGATCCGGCACGGCCAGATTCGCCGCGACCCGCCACGGACGCCGACCGGCCAGACGCAGCCCCTCGAAGGCCTGCGGCGAGGTCACCTCATGAACGAGCTGGCGGTCGATATAGAGCAGGGCCGTGCCGTTCTCGTCGAGATGGACGACATGCTCGTCCCAAAGTTTAGCGTAGAGGGTCTTGGCACCCATGGCTCCGGCCTCGAAACAAAAACGAATCGCGAAGCATAAACGCCGTGGCAGTCAAACTCAATTGCGGCGGCGCAGCATGCCTCACTGCATCAACCGATCCCGCGAGATCGGATACATCGCGCTGACCCCGAACGGCTCCTCCGCCCGCGGATCGACACTGATCCAAACCCCGCCGACCACGGGCGAGCCCGGGACCTCGGTGCGCACGAAGCGCTTGAAGGGCTCGCCCGTCGCCGGGTCGATCAGCGGACGATCGTGCTTGAAGCGATGCGTGTCGCCGTGGATCACGAGCACCGGCCCGGGATAGGCGCCCATCAGCTCGACGAGTGCGCGCCGAAAGCGAACAAACCCGCGCGCCGGCCGGGCCTTCTCGAATTGCGGATTCGCGTGAAAGATGATGACCATCGCGGCCGCGTCGCGCTCGGAGGCCAGCGCAGTCGCCTGATGTAGAAAGCGCACGTTCGCGGCATCGCGCGCCTCGAACTCGGCGACCGCGGCCGGGTCATCGGGTGCATAGCCGTTGTTGCTGCCGACGACATGGACCGTGACGAAGAGGACCCCCTCGCGGATGAAGATGTAGTTCTCCGGATAGTCGGTCGCGTCGGCACCCTCGCCCCGGACGATACCGAGGCGATCGAGCCGCAGCACGCCCGGATCCCCGTAGAAGACCTCGCGCACCCGCGCGAGACGCTCCCGCGGGTCCTTGGCACCGGCGCGCTCGCGGTGACAATCGGTCCATTCGTTGTCGCCGGGCGTGAAGACGACAGGCACGGCCCGCACCCGAAAGAGATCCGCGATCGTCTTGAGGTTGGCGTCCGTGCAGGGGCTGCTGCCGGACTTGATGTCGCCGACATGGATCAGGAAGGACGTCCCTTCGGTCTCGGCGGTGTCGAAGAGATCGCGAAGCTGTTCGGTCTCGGCGGAGAAATAGGGCAGATCGCCCGCCGCGAAGAAGCGCAGCGT
The sequence above is drawn from the Thiocapsa rosea genome and encodes:
- a CDS encoding metallophosphoesterase, with protein sequence MYRHPKGLGVWPAALLILLSVSSARAETLRFFAAGDLPYFSAETEQLRDLFDTAETEGTSFLIHVGDIKSGSSPCTDANLKTIADLFRVRAVPVVFTPGDNEWTDCHRERAGAKDPRERLARVREVFYGDPGVLRLDRLGIVRGEGADATDYPENYIFIREGVLFVTVHVVGSNNGYAPDDPAAVAEFEARDAANVRFLHQATALASERDAAAMVIIFHANPQFEKARPARGFVRFRRALVELMGAYPGPVLVIHGDTHRFKHDRPLIDPATGEPFKRFVRTEVPGSPVVGGVWISVDPRAEEPFGVSAMYPISRDRLMQ
- the leuD gene encoding 3-isopropylmalate dehydratase small subunit, translated to MEPFQNFTGIVAPLDRSNVDTDAIIPKQFLKSIARTGFGPYLFDELRYLDRGEPGMDCTHRPLNPTFVLNDPRYADAQILLARENFGCGSSREHAPWAIADFGLRVVIAPSFADIFHNNCFKNGLLPIVLASKIVDDLFALANGAQALRISVDLPEQVLMLDDGTRIAFEVDAGNKERLLKGLDDIGVTLEQADVIRAYEERRRREAPWLFSVPRPSLSNT
- the leuC gene encoding 3-isopropylmalate dehydratase large subunit, encoding MGAKTLYAKLWDEHVVHLDENGTALLYIDRQLVHEVTSPQAFEGLRLAGRRPWRVAANLAVPDHNVPTRDLAAGITDPVSKIQVETLDSNCAEFGITEFRMSDPRQGVVHVIGPEQGFTLPGTTVVCGDSHTSTHGAFGALAFGIGTSEVEHVLATQCLIQRKSKTLLISIDGQVGPGVTAKDIVLAIIGEIGTAGGTGSVIEFAGDAIRALSMEGRMTVCNMAIEAGARAGLIGVDEKTIEYLRGRPYAPTGELFEQGAAHWRTLVSDPDAHFDRVVRMDAAAIQPQVTWGTSPEMVVPIDGAVPDPRDEQDPVRAEGIRRALDYMGLEPGTAIRDIRPDKVFIGSCTNSRIEDLRAAAEVVKGRKVADGIQLALVVPGSGLVKAQAEAEGLDRIFTDAGFEWREPGCSMCLAMNADRLEPGERCASTSNRNFEGRQGQGGRTHLVSPAMAAAAAVTGHFVDVREL